From Deferrisoma camini S3R1, the proteins below share one genomic window:
- the yqeB gene encoding selenium-dependent molybdenum cofactor biosynthesis protein YqeB, whose product MRLHSSLTDLRVLVRGAGEMASGIAHRLFRSHLRVALTEVPEPLAVRRKVSFCEAVWDGRTEVEGVEARRVEAAGEFDAVLDAGAIPVVVDPELECLEAWQPQVLIDATIAKRNLGTHRDMADLVIGFGPGFRAGEDVDVVVETNRGHDLGRLIFEGEAQPNTGVPGATLGYTTERVLRAPCDGVFEPTVDIGDPVEPDQVVARVAGREVRARIGGVVRGLLRPGLRVWKGLKAGDIDPRGDRRYCFTISEKARALGGSALEAILMRFNR is encoded by the coding sequence ATGCGCCTTCATTCCAGCCTGACCGACCTTCGGGTGCTCGTTCGGGGCGCCGGGGAGATGGCCTCGGGCATCGCCCACCGGCTGTTCCGGAGCCATCTGCGGGTGGCCCTGACCGAGGTGCCCGAGCCGTTGGCCGTGCGCCGCAAGGTCAGCTTCTGCGAGGCCGTGTGGGACGGCCGGACCGAGGTGGAGGGGGTGGAGGCCCGTCGGGTGGAGGCGGCCGGGGAGTTCGACGCGGTCCTGGATGCGGGGGCGATCCCCGTGGTGGTGGACCCGGAGCTGGAGTGCCTGGAGGCCTGGCAGCCCCAGGTGCTGATCGACGCCACCATTGCCAAGCGCAACCTGGGCACCCACCGGGACATGGCCGATCTGGTGATCGGGTTCGGCCCCGGGTTCCGAGCCGGCGAGGACGTGGACGTGGTGGTCGAGACGAACCGCGGCCACGACCTGGGCCGCCTGATCTTCGAGGGCGAGGCCCAGCCCAACACCGGCGTTCCCGGCGCCACCCTGGGCTACACCACGGAGCGGGTGCTCCGGGCCCCGTGCGACGGCGTGTTCGAGCCCACGGTGGACATCGGGGACCCGGTGGAGCCGGATCAGGTGGTGGCCCGGGTGGCCGGCCGAGAGGTCCGGGCCCGGATCGGCGGGGTGGTGCGGGGGCTCCTGCGGCCGGGGCTGCGGGTGTGGAAGGGCTTGAAGGCCGGGGACATCGACCCCCGGGGCGACCGCAGGTACTGCTTCACCATCTCGGAGAAGGCCCGAGCCCTGGGCGGCTCGGCCTTGGAAGCCATCCTGATGCGGTTCAACCGGTGA
- a CDS encoding nucleotidyltransferase family protein, translating into MRSRALRFAAQARGTVGGFITVRWGTNGFTVRAWEALRGELRSRTRLSSRPHAPPGVWRRFGGVARPPSGPKAPDRRPTTDDQRPKLRGSLAGLLLAAGASARMGGPNKLLLPVEGEPLVRRPARALLEAGLRPVVVVVGRDAEAVRQALKGLPVLFAENPDFSEGMAGSLRKGVEALGSGVEAVAIALGDLPDLGAPVVRRLVAAFRDAAQGIVVPVHEGRRGHPVLLDLRRYRGGLLALAGDEGARSILRRYPEEVLEVAVEDPGVIADVDTPEEYERIRQGARAPRPKTDDQRPITNNQ; encoded by the coding sequence GTGCGAAGCCGGGCATTGCGATTCGCCGCGCAGGCACGGGGCACCGTCGGCGGTTTCATAACCGTTCGGTGGGGCACGAACGGATTCACAGTACGAGCGTGGGAGGCGCTGCGCGGCGAGCTAAGGAGCCGCACGCGGCTCTCCAGCAGACCCCATGCCCCACCGGGCGTTTGGCGGCGGTTCGGGGGAGTGGCCCGGCCGCCCAGCGGGCCGAAGGCCCCCGACCGACGACCAACGACCGACGACCAACGACCGAAGTTACGTGGAAGCCTCGCCGGGCTGCTGCTGGCCGCCGGCGCGTCGGCCCGGATGGGAGGCCCCAACAAGCTCCTCCTGCCGGTGGAAGGGGAGCCCCTGGTCCGGCGGCCGGCCCGGGCGCTGTTGGAGGCGGGCCTGAGACCCGTGGTCGTGGTGGTGGGCCGGGACGCCGAGGCCGTGCGGCAGGCCCTGAAGGGGCTCCCGGTCCTCTTTGCCGAGAACCCGGATTTCTCGGAGGGCATGGCCGGGTCGCTGCGGAAGGGCGTCGAAGCCCTCGGGAGCGGCGTGGAGGCGGTGGCGATCGCGCTGGGGGATCTCCCAGACCTTGGGGCCCCGGTGGTTCGACGCCTGGTGGCGGCGTTTCGTGATGCCGCCCAAGGCATCGTGGTTCCGGTCCACGAGGGCCGAAGGGGGCACCCCGTGCTTCTGGACCTCCGGCGATACCGGGGTGGGCTCCTGGCCCTTGCCGGAGACGAGGGCGCCCGATCGATCCTCCGCCGCTACCCCGAGGAGGTGCTGGAAGTAGCGGTGGAGGACCCCGGGGTGATCGCCGACGTGGACACCCCGGAGGAGTACGAGCGGATCCGCCAGGGGGCCCGCGCCCCCCGACCGAAGACCGACGACCAACGACCAATAACCAATAACCAATAA
- a CDS encoding xanthine dehydrogenase family protein molybdopterin-binding subunit has product MSATAVVGKAVPKVDGAEKVTGRTVYIHDLKIPGMLYGKIKYSDRVSARIVSIDTSEAEKVPGVKAVITAYNTPEIRFGFLKDNTALKKDRVRQYRDEIAAVAATTPEAAEEAVRKIRVEYEDLPAVFDPDEALKPDAPRVHETDPRGKPLKDNRLRLPWRVEAGDVKAGEEASAFVAEGEYEVGWVTHCCLGTSGCIASFDPHGNLTMYSNTQIPSLARTDYMEALKAMGLRGRVRVVNAAIGGGFGSKLDTYAHEYIAILLAHRTGRPVKIVFDREEEFFATSPRQPVNVRVRQGCDAEGRLTFREISMVLDNGAYTSWGATTPTVMMMPATSLYRVPNVRFEATCVYTNNTYCQAMRGYGTPQVTFAIECNLDELAEKVGLDPLEMRLRNANEPGEVTPQGFKVTTCGHRECIEEVAKRLDWENKRGRAGQRGSKRRGVGMACLMHVGGGAKIYRSDGCGTLIKVDDFGNVDVFSGSMDIGQGLDTVLRQIVAETLGVGIERVNVIVGDTDVCPWDVGVHASRSTFIAGNSALNAARMVRDQILEFAGQMLEAPPEILALENGQVVCREDPSKNLPLAKVLRRAHFAKTGNTMFMAAHFYEPDTDMLEGEFKGNYSCTYAWGCHGVEVEVDTATGHVEIVKYVAAHDVGRAINPMLLRGQVQGAVMMGIGYALSEEMIFEQGRLRNPNFRDYKILTAKDAVKVEPVIVETEDPAGPFGAKGIGEPGLVPSAPAIANAIYDAVGVRLNRLPLKPERVLRALKERGAPLGPCGALQREG; this is encoded by the coding sequence ATGAGTGCCACGGCAGTGGTGGGCAAGGCCGTCCCCAAGGTGGACGGCGCCGAGAAGGTCACGGGACGCACCGTCTACATCCACGACCTGAAGATCCCGGGCATGCTGTACGGCAAGATCAAGTACAGCGACCGGGTGAGCGCGCGGATCGTCTCGATCGACACCTCCGAGGCGGAGAAGGTGCCGGGCGTGAAGGCGGTGATCACGGCCTACAACACCCCGGAGATCCGGTTCGGGTTCCTGAAGGACAACACCGCCCTGAAGAAGGACCGGGTGCGTCAGTACCGGGACGAGATCGCGGCCGTGGCCGCCACCACGCCCGAGGCGGCCGAGGAGGCGGTGCGGAAGATCCGGGTGGAGTACGAGGACCTGCCCGCGGTGTTCGACCCGGACGAGGCCCTGAAGCCCGACGCGCCCCGGGTGCACGAGACCGACCCCCGGGGCAAGCCCCTCAAGGACAACCGGTTGCGCCTTCCCTGGCGGGTGGAGGCGGGCGACGTGAAGGCCGGGGAGGAGGCCAGCGCGTTCGTGGCCGAGGGCGAGTACGAGGTGGGGTGGGTGACCCACTGCTGCCTGGGCACGTCGGGGTGCATCGCCTCGTTCGATCCCCACGGCAACCTGACCATGTACTCGAACACCCAGATCCCCAGCCTGGCCCGGACCGACTACATGGAGGCCTTGAAGGCCATGGGGCTCCGGGGCCGGGTGCGGGTGGTGAACGCGGCCATCGGCGGCGGGTTCGGATCGAAGCTCGACACCTATGCCCACGAGTACATCGCGATCCTGCTCGCCCACCGCACCGGACGGCCGGTGAAGATCGTGTTCGACCGGGAGGAGGAGTTCTTCGCCACCTCTCCCCGCCAGCCGGTCAATGTGCGGGTGCGGCAGGGGTGCGACGCCGAGGGTCGGCTCACCTTCCGGGAGATCTCCATGGTCCTGGACAACGGGGCCTACACCTCCTGGGGGGCCACCACCCCCACGGTGATGATGATGCCGGCCACCAGCCTGTACCGGGTGCCCAACGTTCGGTTCGAGGCCACCTGCGTGTACACGAACAACACCTACTGCCAGGCCATGCGCGGGTACGGCACGCCCCAGGTCACCTTCGCCATCGAGTGCAACCTGGACGAGCTGGCCGAAAAGGTCGGGCTGGACCCCCTGGAGATGCGCCTGCGCAACGCGAACGAGCCGGGGGAGGTCACGCCCCAGGGGTTCAAGGTCACCACCTGCGGCCACCGGGAGTGCATCGAGGAGGTGGCCAAGCGCCTCGACTGGGAGAACAAGCGGGGCCGGGCCGGCCAGAGGGGGTCCAAGCGCCGGGGCGTGGGCATGGCCTGCCTGATGCACGTGGGCGGCGGGGCCAAGATCTACCGGTCCGACGGGTGCGGCACCCTGATCAAGGTGGACGACTTCGGGAACGTGGACGTGTTCAGCGGGTCCATGGACATCGGCCAGGGCCTGGACACGGTGCTCAGGCAGATCGTGGCCGAGACCCTGGGGGTGGGGATCGAACGGGTCAACGTGATCGTGGGCGACACCGACGTGTGCCCCTGGGACGTGGGGGTGCACGCGTCCCGGTCCACCTTCATCGCGGGCAACTCGGCGTTGAACGCCGCCCGCATGGTGCGCGACCAGATCCTGGAGTTCGCGGGCCAGATGCTGGAGGCCCCGCCCGAGATCCTGGCCCTGGAGAACGGCCAGGTGGTGTGCCGGGAGGATCCCTCGAAAAACCTGCCCCTGGCAAAGGTGCTCCGGAGGGCCCACTTCGCCAAGACCGGCAACACCATGTTCATGGCGGCCCACTTTTACGAGCCCGACACCGACATGCTGGAGGGGGAGTTCAAGGGCAATTACTCGTGCACCTACGCCTGGGGCTGCCACGGCGTGGAGGTGGAGGTGGACACCGCCACCGGCCACGTGGAGATCGTCAAGTACGTGGCGGCCCACGACGTGGGCCGGGCGATCAACCCGATGCTCCTGCGGGGCCAGGTGCAAGGCGCGGTGATGATGGGCATCGGGTACGCCCTGTCCGAGGAGATGATCTTCGAGCAGGGCCGGCTCCGAAACCCCAACTTCCGCGACTACAAGATCCTCACGGCCAAGGACGCCGTGAAGGTGGAGCCGGTGATCGTGGAGACCGAGGACCCGGCCGGCCCGTTCGGGGCCAAGGGGATCGGCGAGCCCGGCCTGGTGCCCTCGGCCCCGGCCATCGCCAACGCCATCTACGACGCCGTGGGCGTGCGTCTGAACCGCCTGCCCCTGAAGCCCGAACGGGTGCTTCGGGCGCTCAAAGAACGGGGAGCCCCATTAGGCCCCTGCGGGGCCCTACAACGGGAAGGGTAG
- a CDS encoding (2Fe-2S)-binding protein, with protein sequence MERITIRFKVNGEDAIVAVAPHWNLLRVLREELELTGAKEGCGAGECGACTVLVNGRAVNACLYPAVEADGAEVTTVEGLAGPGGELHPIQRAFVEKGAVQCGFCTPGMVLSAKALLDRVPLPSEEEIRTALAGNLCRCTGYAQIIEAVQAAAEELSR encoded by the coding sequence ATGGAACGCATCACGATTCGGTTCAAGGTCAACGGGGAGGACGCCATCGTGGCGGTGGCGCCCCATTGGAACCTCCTGCGGGTGCTCCGGGAGGAGTTGGAGCTCACCGGGGCCAAGGAGGGGTGCGGGGCGGGCGAGTGCGGGGCCTGCACGGTCCTCGTGAACGGCCGGGCGGTGAACGCCTGCCTGTACCCGGCCGTGGAGGCCGACGGCGCCGAGGTGACCACCGTGGAGGGGCTGGCCGGGCCGGGAGGGGAACTCCACCCGATCCAGCGCGCGTTCGTGGAGAAGGGGGCCGTGCAGTGCGGGTTCTGCACCCCCGGCATGGTGCTGTCGGCCAAGGCGCTCCTGGACCGGGTGCCGCTGCCCAGCGAGGAGGAGATCCGCACCGCCCTGGCCGGGAATCTGTGCCGGTGCACCGGGTACGCCCAGATCATCGAGGCCGTGCAGGCGGCGGCCGAGGAGTTGAGCCGATGA
- a CDS encoding phenylacetate--CoA ligase family protein, with the protein MSQTFMPSIRDEEELARIQLEGLRWTVRHAYEGSEFYRRRFDEAGVRPDQIKTLEDIQRLPFTTANDLREGYPFPLLSVPTDRVVRIHSSSGTTGKRKILAYTRKDIEDWTAFFARCYEMAGVGPGDRVQIAVGYGLWTAGVSFQAGCEAVGAMAVPVGPGNVDLQCQFLVDLQPTVVCCTASMALLLAEEVERRNLRDRIRLRSVIQGSERCSDRMRRRIQEGLGVEHVFDITGMTELYGPGAGIDCREHRGIHYWADMYILEILDPQTLKPVPEGEIGEMVVTTLRKEASPLIRYRTRDLTRALPGRCACGSVLPRHDRILGRDDDMFIYRAVNIYPGQIDEILSEVPGVSSEYNIVLERRQGRDYMTIYVERDPAGDPLKDERIEADLEHRIKSQIMVSAEVRVVDYASLPRSEKKAKRVFDKR; encoded by the coding sequence ATGAGCCAAACCTTCATGCCATCCATCCGGGACGAGGAGGAGCTGGCCCGTATCCAGCTCGAGGGGCTCCGCTGGACCGTTCGGCACGCGTACGAGGGGTCGGAGTTCTACCGCCGCCGGTTCGACGAGGCCGGGGTGCGGCCCGACCAGATCAAGACCCTCGAGGACATCCAACGCCTGCCGTTCACCACGGCCAACGACCTGCGCGAAGGATACCCGTTCCCGCTCCTGAGCGTGCCCACGGATCGGGTGGTGCGGATCCACTCGTCCTCGGGAACCACGGGCAAGCGCAAGATCCTCGCCTACACCCGCAAGGACATCGAGGACTGGACCGCGTTCTTCGCCCGGTGCTACGAGATGGCCGGGGTGGGCCCGGGCGACCGGGTCCAGATCGCCGTGGGGTACGGGCTGTGGACCGCGGGGGTGAGCTTCCAGGCCGGGTGCGAGGCCGTCGGCGCCATGGCGGTGCCCGTGGGGCCCGGTAACGTGGACCTCCAGTGTCAGTTCCTGGTGGACCTGCAGCCCACGGTGGTGTGCTGCACCGCCAGCATGGCCCTGCTGCTGGCCGAGGAGGTGGAGCGCCGGAACCTGCGGGACCGCATCCGCCTGAGGTCGGTGATCCAGGGCTCGGAGCGGTGCAGCGACCGGATGCGGCGCCGGATCCAGGAGGGGCTCGGGGTGGAGCACGTGTTCGACATCACCGGCATGACCGAGCTGTACGGGCCGGGTGCCGGCATCGACTGCCGCGAGCACCGGGGCATCCACTACTGGGCCGACATGTACATCCTGGAGATCCTCGATCCCCAGACCCTGAAGCCGGTGCCCGAGGGGGAGATCGGGGAGATGGTGGTGACCACCCTCCGAAAGGAGGCCAGCCCCCTGATCCGGTACCGCACCCGGGATCTGACCCGGGCCCTGCCGGGGCGGTGCGCCTGCGGGTCGGTGCTGCCCCGGCACGACCGGATCCTGGGACGGGACGACGACATGTTCATCTACCGGGCCGTGAACATCTACCCGGGCCAGATCGACGAGATCCTGTCGGAGGTGCCGGGGGTGTCCAGCGAGTACAACATCGTGCTCGAGCGGCGCCAGGGCCGGGACTACATGACCATCTACGTGGAGCGGGATCCGGCCGGGGATCCCCTCAAGGACGAGCGCATCGAGGCGGACCTGGAGCACCGGATCAAGAGCCAGATCATGGTGTCGGCCGAGGTGAGGGTGGTGGACTACGCCAGCCTGCCCCGCAGCGAGAAGAAGGCGAAACGGGTGTTCGACAAGCGCTGA
- a CDS encoding FAD binding domain-containing protein, with the protein MAARGFSYHRPTSLGEALSLLADLGPGAVPVAGATDVWVNLRAGKLAPEALVSLRNVPELSGLRKTEHGLVLGACVTHAEVEDDLWVAEHFPALHQACSGVGSRQVRNVATVGGNLCNAAPSADSAVGLLLYDAECRIETGTGHRDVPLTEFFAGPNRTVLGPGEVLAEIRLPLPAGRTFAGYRKITRRKAVELPMIGIGARVTLGADGRVAEARIALGVAGPTPLRVRKAEERLEGEPLTREAAAEAAEIAAQEAKVRDSWRGEAWYRREMIRVWIPRILDEAVLSRKG; encoded by the coding sequence ATGGCCGCAAGAGGCTTTTCCTATCACCGCCCCACCAGCCTGGGCGAGGCCCTGTCCCTGCTGGCGGACCTGGGGCCGGGGGCGGTTCCGGTGGCGGGGGCCACGGACGTCTGGGTGAACCTGCGGGCCGGCAAGCTCGCGCCCGAGGCCCTGGTGTCGTTGCGCAACGTGCCGGAGCTCTCGGGCCTGCGGAAGACGGAGCACGGCCTCGTGCTGGGGGCATGCGTCACCCATGCCGAGGTGGAGGACGACCTGTGGGTGGCCGAGCACTTTCCGGCCCTGCACCAGGCCTGCTCGGGCGTGGGGTCGAGGCAGGTGCGCAACGTGGCCACGGTGGGCGGAAACCTGTGCAACGCCGCCCCTTCGGCCGACTCGGCCGTGGGGCTCCTGCTCTACGACGCCGAGTGCCGCATCGAGACCGGAACCGGCCACCGGGACGTGCCGCTGACCGAGTTTTTCGCCGGCCCGAACCGGACCGTGCTCGGCCCCGGCGAGGTGCTGGCCGAGATCCGATTGCCGCTCCCGGCGGGCAGGACCTTTGCGGGCTACCGGAAGATCACCCGCCGCAAGGCCGTGGAGCTGCCGATGATCGGCATCGGCGCCCGGGTCACCCTCGGGGCCGACGGCCGGGTGGCCGAGGCCCGGATCGCCCTGGGGGTGGCCGGTCCCACCCCCCTGCGGGTGCGCAAGGCCGAGGAGCGGCTGGAGGGCGAGCCCCTCACCCGCGAGGCCGCGGCCGAGGCCGCCGAGATCGCGGCCCAGGAGGCCAAGGTGCGCGACTCCTGGCGGGGCGAGGCGTGGTACCGCCGGGAGATGATCCGGGTGTGGATCCCCCGGATCCTGGACGAGGCGGTCCTCTCACGAAAGGGGTAA